AGCCCTGCTGCGTCGGGGGGTGCGACGGCAGACGGCCACGGTGGTCACCCGCGTGGTGGTCGACCAGGCCGATCCGGCGTTTCAGCATCCCACCAAGCCCATCGGGCCCTTCTACACCGAGGAGCAGGCGCAGCGGTACCGGACAGAGCGAGGATGGGTGGTCAGGGAGGATGCGGGCCGCGGCTGGCGGCGGGTGGTCCCCTCGCCGCAGCCGCTGGAGATCGTGGAGACCGCGGCCATCCAGACCCTGCTCGCCGCGGGATTCATCGTGGTGGGCGTTGGCGGCGGAGGGATCCCGGTGGTGCGGGAAGCCAACGGGAGGCTGCGCGGCGTGGAGGCGGTGATCGACAAGGACCTGGCCAGCAGCCTGCTGGCCCGCACCATCAAAGCCGACCTCTTCCTCATCTCCACGGCGGTGGAGCAAGTGGCCCTGAACTTCGGCAAACCCGGGGAGCGCTTCCTGAAGCGGATGACCCTGGAAGAGGCCAAGCGCTATCTGACCGAGGGGCATTTCCCGCCCGGCAGCATGGGCCCCAAGATCCAGGCGGCGATCGACTACCTGGAAGCCGGAGGCAAGGAGGTGCTTATCACCGCCCCCGAAGCGCTGGAACGTGCTCTGGCCGGCGAGACGGGCACGCGGATTGTGCATTGAGCGGAGGAGGGCGGCAGAGCGTAGATGTGCTGC
The genomic region above belongs to Armatimonadota bacterium and contains:
- the arcC gene encoding carbamate kinase, which codes for MGRLAVVAIGGNSLIKSPERQTVPDQWEAMAETAEHIAAMIAQGWDVVITHGNGPQVGFILLRSELASHVLHTVPLDVCGADTQGAIGYMAQVTLDEALLRRGVRRQTATVVTRVVVDQADPAFQHPTKPIGPFYTEEQAQRYRTERGWVVREDAGRGWRRVVPSPQPLEIVETAAIQTLLAAGFIVVGVGGGGIPVVREANGRLRGVEAVIDKDLASSLLARTIKADLFLISTAVEQVALNFGKPGERFLKRMTLEEAKRYLTEGHFPPGSMGPKIQAAIDYLEAGGKEVLITAPEALERALAGETGTRIVH